A genome region from Panicum virgatum strain AP13 chromosome 4K, P.virgatum_v5, whole genome shotgun sequence includes the following:
- the LOC120704738 gene encoding beta-1,2-xylosyltransferase XYXT1-like: MRGKREGTTKHGSSTVTAAIWLLLLPLLVLIVLKTGFLPQVARFRETGGFAKVRDKMVHKVSTLGLDGARWQQQSQDKVKPETAREYNKPHQMLATNAKDTSLINADVAAPISKLTCNFSNIHSDICTMEGDLRIHGKSASVYVVSASTFRPENSTVTVQPYTRKWEKQTMSRIREVTMRSMPPAPYSFTIPPRCTVRHDVPAVVFSTGGCGSNFFHAMSDLVVPLYITSHEYNGRVQLLVTDYQPKWIAKFRPILATLSMYPVIDLDADTAVRCFPSAHVGLESHRMLGIDPGLSRNGYTMMGFRDFLRSALSLQRPWTAPVSRSSGRKPRLVMVLRRHSRAITNEADVVTSMVDLGFEVVAAGPEDVSDMRRFAGVVNSCDAMVGVHGAGLTNMVFLPHNATVMQIIPWGDMKVACRYDFGDPVPDMGLRYAEYEVTAEETTLNDKYPRDHPVFTDPASLHRQGKLWEIFLQGQNVTLDIGRFRGVMQQVYRSITTE, translated from the exons ATGAGAGGGAAGCGAGAAGGTACTACCAAGCATGGAAGCAGCACCGTGACCGCGGCAATATggctgctgctcctgcctctGCTGGTTCTCATTGTGCTCAAAACTGGGTTCCTGCCGCAGGTCGCTCGCT TTCGGGAGACCGGCGGATTCGCCAAAGTCAGAGACAAAATGGTTCACAAGGTTTCAACCTTAG GTCTGGACGGTGCAAGATGGCAGCAGCAATCACAAGACAAGGTTAAGCCAGAAACTGCAAGGG AATACAACAAACCACACCAAATGCTGGCCACGAACGCAAAAGATACTTCATTGATAAATGCAG ATGTGGCAGCACCAATCAGCAAGTTAACATGCAACTTCAGCAATATTCACTCTGACATCTGCACAATGGAAGGCGACTTGCGAATCCATGGCAAATCCGCCTCAGTCTATGTCGTCTCAGCATCTACCTTCCGGCCGGAGAATTCAACGGTCACGGTCCAGCCATACACGAGAAAGTGGGAGAAACAGACCATGTCGAGGATCCGGGAGGTCACCATGCGATCCATGCCTCCAGCACCTTACAGTTTCACTATCCCTCCGCGATGCACGGTCAGGCACGACGTGCCAGCAGTGGTCTTCTCCACCGGTGGCTGCGGTTCAAACTTCTTCCATGCCATGAGTGACCTCGTCGTCCCCCTATACATCACGTCCCACGAGTACAACGGCCGCGTCCAGCTTCTCGTCACCGATTACCAACCCAAATGGATTGCCAAGTTCAGGCCGATCCTCGCCACTCTATCCATGTACCCGGTGATAGACTTGGATGCCGACACCGCCGTGCGCTGCTTCCCATCGGCGCATGTTGGGTTGGAGAGTCACAGGATGCTTGGGATCGACCCTGGCCTCTCCCGGAACGGTTACACCATGATGGGATTCCGTGACTTCCTCCGGTCTGCCTTGTCGCTGCAGCGGCCATGGACGGCCCCTGTAAGCAGGAGCTCTGGACGGAAGCCCCGGCTCGTCATGGTTCTCCGGCGCCACTCAAGGGCAATAACGAATGAAGCCGACGTCGTCACCTCCATGGTAGACTTAGGCTTTGAGGTGGTTGCTGCAGGACCAGAGGACGTCAGTGACATGCGCCGATTCGCCGGAGTGGTGAACTCCTGCGACGCGATGGTGGGCGTGCACGGCGCTGGGCTGACCAACATGGTGTTCTTGCCTCACAACGCCACGGTGATGCAGATCATTCCCTGGGGAGACATGAAGGTGGCGTGCAGGTATGACTTCGGCGATCCGGTGCCGGATATGGGACTCAGGTATGCAGAGTACGAGGTGACCGCGGAGGAGACCACCCTGAATGACAAGTATCCCAGGGACCATCCCGTGTTCACAGACCCAGCTTCGTTACACCGCCAGGGTAAGCTGTGGGAGATCTTCCTGCAGGGCCAGAATGTCACCCTGGACATCGGCCGGTTCAGAGGGGTCATGCAGCAAGTGTACCGGTCCATCACCACGGAGTAG